The nucleotide window AATAAATTTTTCTCTAATCCCTAAATTCTTGATTTTACTTAATTCCAATATTGCGTTTAGTTCCTCTAAAAAGTTGAAAATAGTTTTCCGAAAAGGCAAAAATAAAGTTTTTGCCTTTTTCATTTTTATGTAGCCTTTTTTAAAATTAATTGGACTCCAAAAAGTATCTATTTTTCTGATTTTTGAATGAGTGAATTACTTTTACACGAAGTCTAATTTATGTTTAATAATTTAGGGGGAAATTTTTTTAAGTTAAAGACTTGTTTTTTGGTCTCTTTTATGATAGAGAAATCAAAAGACTAAAATAAAGGCACAATTCAATATAAAGTAATGATAGATTAAATAAATTACGTAACTTAGTTAAAGTTAACCACCTACTTGAAGACTTAGGATTAGTGACTATGAATGAACGCAAGCGAGCCTTAATTACTGGTATTACTGGACAAGATGGATCATACTTAAGTGAATTATTATTGGAAAAAGGCTATGAAGTTCACGGGATTATCCGTCGTACTTCGACATTTAACACCGATCGCATTGACCATCTTTATGTCGATCCTCATAATACAGAAGCCCGATTATTTCTGCATTATGGAGATTTAACCGATGGAACGACTCTACGTCGAATTTTAGAGCAAGTTCAACCCATTGAAATTTATAATTTAGGCGCGCAATCTCACGTCCGGGTTAGTTTTGACTCCCCAGAATACACGGTGGACTCAGTAGGTATGGGAACTTTAAGAATATTAGAAGCGATTCGAGATTATCAACATCGCACAGGGATTAAAGTCCGTTTTTATCAAGCGGGTTCATCGGAGATGTTTGGCAAAGTCCAAGAAATTCCGCAAAAGGAAACCACCCCTTTTTATCCCCGTAGTCCCTATGCCTGTGCTAAAGTTTATGCTTACTGGCAAACGCTCAATTATCGGGAATCTTATGAAATATTTGCCTGTAACGGCATTTTATTTAATCATGAATCGCCAAGACGAGGCGAAACCTTTGTTACCCGTAAAATTACCAGAGCGATCGCCCGTATCGTTGCCGAACAACAGAAAAAACTGTATTTAGGAAATTTAGACGCTCAACGGGACTGGGGCTATGCTAAAGACTATGTACAAGCCATGTGGCTAATGTTACAGCAAGATGAACCCGATGATTATGTGGTTGCTACAGGTGAAACTCATTCAGTTAAGGAATTTCTAGAGATTGCCTTTAAAGTGGTTAATCTGGATTGGCAAAAGTATGTAGAATTCGATCAGCGCTATTTACGTCCGGCTGAAGTGGATTTGCTGATTGGAGATCCGACTAAAGCGAAAAAGAAACTGGGGTGGCAACCTTCAGTCACCTTTGAACAGTTAGTTCATTTGATGGTAGAAGCGGACTTAGCTGCTTTAGGGATATCGATGTCTAATGGCAAACCATCTCAAGAATTTTTACAAGATACGGCTTATATTCGTCATGAGGCAAGAGTCACTGTAGATTAGATTTAACCAACGTCAACCAAGTGGGGGCAAAATCTATGATCAATCTCAGAGACAAACAAATTTTAGTGACAGGGGGGGCTGGATTTTTAGGACGGCAAGTAGTACAACAACTGCTCATTGCAGGAGCGAGGAAAGATAACATTACTATCCCTCGTTCCCAAAATTGTGATCTACGAGTTCTAGAAAATTGTCAAAAGGCAGTTTTTGGGCAAGATATCGTCATTCATTTAGCCGCTCATGTGGGAGGGATTGGACTCAATCGAGAAAAACCCGCCGAACTCTTTTACGATAACCTGATGATGGGAACGCAATTAATTCAGGCGGCTTATCAAGCAGGAGTTGAAAAATTTGTTTGTTTGGGGACGATTTGCGCTTATCCTAAATTTACTCCAGTTCCCTTTAAAGAGGCAGAGCTTTGGAATGGTTATCCCGAAGAAACTAATGCCCCCTATGGGATTGCAAAAAAAGTTCTGTTAGTTCAACTTCAGTCTTACCGTCAACAATATGGATTTAATGGAATTTATCTTCTGCCGGTGAATTTATATGGCCCTGAAGATAATTTTGACCCCCGGAGTTCTCATGTTATCCCGGCGTTAATTTGTAAAGTTTACGAAGCACAACAAAAAGGAGAAACTAAAATTCCGGTTTGGGGTGACGGGAGTGCTACTCGTGAGTTTCTCTATTCTACTGATGCGGCCAGAGCTATTGTGATGGCAACTCAGTTTTATGATGAACCTGAACCCGTTAATTTAGGGACTAATTTTGAAGTTTCTATTCGAGAGTTGGTCGAGATGATTTGTGAGGTTATGGAGTTTAAAGGTGAAATTATTTGGGAAACCGATAAACCCAATGGTCAACCTCGCCGTTGTCTCGATACTACTTTGGCTCAGGAAAAATTTGGCTTTGTTGCTCAAATGGAGTTTAAACAAGGATTAAAAAATACGGTTGACTGGTATCGCCAGCAAGCGAGATAAATAAAGACTAAATATCAATAACGTAGGGTGGGCAATGCCCACCCATTTTAAAATCAACGATTTGATCGTTGTTTGTTGATGTTGGTCTACAATTAATGTGTGACACACTTCCATCTTTAGAAATTATCTAAAGTGAAAGCTTCGTGTACTTTTAGTTTTACATCGGCAGACTATCTATGGTAGCCAGTTTCACGCCAGCCCTGCCCGGGCGACCGATGGGAGTTACCATCTATTATTATAGCATTTATTCTAATGAACCTAAGTTAAATAAAAATGGGACGCTATTTTTAGAACTATCCCCAATAACCAGAACATTAGGCATTTGAGAGCCACCAGTACGCCAAGCTTCAATCGCTTCTTTTTGCAACACTAATCCTCCTCCTTCGGCTTTGAGGGTTTCTGCTAAGAGGCGTTGAGCTTCTGCTTTACCTTTAGCCCGGTTAATATCAGCTAACGCTTCTTGTTCTGCTTCTCTAGCAATATAAACAGCCCGTTGTGCCCGTTGTTCAGCAATTTGTTTTTCTTCTACTGCTCTAGCAAATTCAGGGGAAAAGGTGAGATCAACCACACTGGTATCTAAAACCAAAATCCCATATTTTTCTAATCGAGAAGATAAAGCATTATCAAAATCTTCTTTTAATAAAGTCCGTTGAGTGATAGCTTCTTCGACTGTTCTTCTGGCGGCGGCTATTTTAAAAGATTCTTGAGTTTGAGGCGCAATAATTTTAGAGACAATGTTTTGTAACGTGCCTTGAGTGCGACGAATATCTACTACTTGAAGGGGATCAAGACGAAAATTAATCGCAAAACTAGCGGACAAATCTTGTAAATCTTTCGTGGAACTTTGGGCAGGAACTTCAAATTTTTGTACAGTTACATCATAGATATCAACTTTGGAAACCAAGGGCGGCTTAAAATGCAGCCCCTCTAATAATGCGCCATCTCTAGCTTTTCCTAAAATACTGATCACTCCAGCTTGCCCTGGATTAATGATCACAAAGGCATTAAAAGCGATCAAGACAATTAACGCAAGAATAATTCCTCCTATAAGGGATTGCCAACTTTGAACAGTTTGACGACTCATAAGTAATAACTCAGTTAATCTACATCCTAGATTGTATACAGCTTGCTACACCTAGACAAGTTAGACAATTGGGTAGTGGATTGACACAACTAATTTGGTGCATTAACTTAGGTTTGACCTCTCCACCTCCCCCAACCCCCT belongs to Gloeothece citriformis PCC 7424 and includes:
- the gmd gene encoding GDP-mannose 4,6-dehydratase, with the protein product MNERKRALITGITGQDGSYLSELLLEKGYEVHGIIRRTSTFNTDRIDHLYVDPHNTEARLFLHYGDLTDGTTLRRILEQVQPIEIYNLGAQSHVRVSFDSPEYTVDSVGMGTLRILEAIRDYQHRTGIKVRFYQAGSSEMFGKVQEIPQKETTPFYPRSPYACAKVYAYWQTLNYRESYEIFACNGILFNHESPRRGETFVTRKITRAIARIVAEQQKKLYLGNLDAQRDWGYAKDYVQAMWLMLQQDEPDDYVVATGETHSVKEFLEIAFKVVNLDWQKYVEFDQRYLRPAEVDLLIGDPTKAKKKLGWQPSVTFEQLVHLMVEADLAALGISMSNGKPSQEFLQDTAYIRHEARVTVD
- a CDS encoding prohibitin family protein, which encodes MSRQTVQSWQSLIGGIILALIVLIAFNAFVIINPGQAGVISILGKARDGALLEGLHFKPPLVSKVDIYDVTVQKFEVPAQSSTKDLQDLSASFAINFRLDPLQVVDIRRTQGTLQNIVSKIIAPQTQESFKIAAARRTVEEAITQRTLLKEDFDNALSSRLEKYGILVLDTSVVDLTFSPEFARAVEEKQIAEQRAQRAVYIAREAEQEALADINRAKGKAEAQRLLAETLKAEGGGLVLQKEAIEAWRTGGSQMPNVLVIGDSSKNSVPFLFNLGSLE
- a CDS encoding GDP-L-fucose synthase family protein — encoded protein: MINLRDKQILVTGGAGFLGRQVVQQLLIAGARKDNITIPRSQNCDLRVLENCQKAVFGQDIVIHLAAHVGGIGLNREKPAELFYDNLMMGTQLIQAAYQAGVEKFVCLGTICAYPKFTPVPFKEAELWNGYPEETNAPYGIAKKVLLVQLQSYRQQYGFNGIYLLPVNLYGPEDNFDPRSSHVIPALICKVYEAQQKGETKIPVWGDGSATREFLYSTDAARAIVMATQFYDEPEPVNLGTNFEVSIRELVEMICEVMEFKGEIIWETDKPNGQPRRCLDTTLAQEKFGFVAQMEFKQGLKNTVDWYRQQAR